A region from the Niabella agricola genome encodes:
- a CDS encoding GrpB family protein gives MKIDMVLYNPGWKADFESLKKELAGLTGSWCPQIEHIGSTSVEGLAAKPIIDVLIGVKHADDLDQIPHVLMDQGYIYYERYNTDMPYRRFFVKLQTDPALLSLPVLIRKDDPIPVALNEHRHRLAHIHILPLSSEHWTRHIAFRDYLRTHPDVKAAYQQLKEQLAAREWNDGNAYNEAKDTFLKTEERNAVNWYLQNRPAS, from the coding sequence ATGAAGATTGATATGGTTCTATATAATCCTGGATGGAAGGCAGATTTCGAATCGCTGAAAAAAGAACTGGCAGGTCTTACCGGATCATGGTGCCCTCAAATTGAACATATCGGTAGCACATCTGTGGAAGGACTTGCCGCCAAACCAATTATTGATGTGCTAATAGGTGTAAAGCATGCAGACGATCTTGATCAAATACCCCATGTGCTAATGGACCAGGGATATATCTATTACGAAAGGTATAATACGGATATGCCCTATCGCCGCTTCTTCGTAAAATTGCAAACCGATCCGGCCCTTTTATCGCTTCCTGTTCTGATCCGGAAAGATGATCCCATTCCCGTTGCACTCAACGAACACCGTCACCGGCTGGCGCATATCCACATATTGCCCCTTTCTTCGGAACACTGGACCCGGCATATTGCGTTCAGGGATTACCTCCGTACACATCCGGATGTAAAAGCAGCCTACCAGCAACTGAAGGAGCAACTGGCAGCCCGCGAATGGAATGATGGCAATGCTTACAATGAGGCCAAGGATACATTTCTTAAAACAGAAGAACGCAATGCCGTAAACTGGTACCTGCAAAACCGCCCGGCTTCGTGA